One region of Syntrophobacter fumaroxidans MPOB genomic DNA includes:
- a CDS encoding mechanosensitive ion channel family protein: MAKHSSRVFWLSLIVSLGLFFVGAPFPAEGKDPLTLLQMKGASKAREKSVKELPEIPADADRDRINSIVAGLSDDQVRRLLLKELEKSSAVAAGKRQKEEVDGVSAIVKRAEENVILFHQRLSELRAGAVAVPEFLPQTYSNLRGKGGTGDTLRMFAAILILLIGGLAAEWLFGRYTAGMRNRLATSPPAHWTVKIKRQVVCAAIEILSILVFCVATLTLFFLFFNRGQFARLVLLTYLAAVLVVRGTRLALRFLLAPGIPELRVLPVQERTARSIHRWVMGIVLVSGTGFLLRALLELQGITQESILFIRATTAGIVFFMLACLVFDNREAVTGFIHHRSGDHPEGDRLFRGQLAQFWHLLAIPYFVVVWALWMFYLLVGRADLVIPMLALISSLPIFVILDRLGQRLLSAIFGLVDKMEGGEQEPEPGATAVAAADGEKPLKAAGREGRAVAYHVGRLVPVIRRCLSLSIAGVIVFWVLHLWGLEVRFGEAVTGAALKVLLVISLAYVAWRLIEGAINRRLKTVQTDFPVDEDSDSGGKGGSRIGTLLQLLRKFLLVVLVLTVGLIVLSAIGIDISPLLAGAGIVGLAVGLGTQNLIKDIVSGLFFLIDDAFRIGDYVESGKAKGTVEAISIRSLKLRATRGMVHNVPFSQLGMVTNFSRDYIISKLDVPVPHSTDIDRVRKVVKKINKEIEKDEELGPALLSPIKSAGVRGVSDSALNMRIKFKSKPGMEFLIQRQVLRRLQELFAEQGLEFATRHVMVRLPEDASTRKGGDKGQSKEGGEGSPRKDVLSAAAGAAIAAVLAEEEIAKKKLESEAESES, translated from the coding sequence ATGGCGAAGCATTCCTCAAGAGTGTTTTGGCTATCCCTGATCGTCTCACTGGGTCTGTTTTTTGTCGGCGCCCCTTTCCCGGCTGAAGGCAAAGACCCGCTGACGCTCTTGCAGATGAAAGGCGCCTCGAAGGCCCGGGAGAAATCGGTAAAGGAACTGCCGGAGATTCCCGCCGACGCCGACCGCGACAGGATCAATTCGATCGTTGCGGGGCTTAGCGATGATCAGGTTCGAAGGCTGCTGCTGAAGGAACTCGAGAAATCGTCCGCAGTCGCCGCGGGAAAACGGCAGAAGGAGGAGGTCGACGGCGTCAGCGCCATCGTCAAGCGCGCCGAGGAAAACGTCATTTTGTTTCACCAGCGCCTGAGCGAACTCCGGGCAGGTGCGGTCGCCGTCCCGGAATTCCTTCCTCAGACGTACTCGAACCTGAGGGGCAAGGGAGGAACCGGGGACACCCTGCGTATGTTCGCCGCGATCCTGATTCTCCTTATCGGAGGTTTGGCCGCGGAGTGGCTCTTCGGGCGCTATACGGCCGGGATGCGAAATCGGCTCGCGACCTCCCCGCCCGCTCACTGGACGGTCAAGATCAAACGCCAGGTGGTTTGCGCCGCGATAGAAATTCTATCCATCCTGGTTTTTTGCGTGGCGACCCTGACTTTGTTCTTCCTCTTTTTCAACAGAGGGCAATTCGCCAGGCTGGTGCTTTTGACCTACCTGGCCGCAGTCCTGGTGGTGCGGGGGACGCGCCTGGCGTTGCGCTTCCTCCTGGCGCCGGGAATCCCCGAACTGAGGGTCCTGCCCGTGCAGGAACGCACCGCCCGCTCCATTCACCGCTGGGTCATGGGAATCGTCCTGGTCTCCGGCACGGGGTTTCTGCTCCGCGCTCTGTTGGAGCTACAGGGCATAACACAGGAGAGTATCCTTTTCATTCGAGCGACCACCGCCGGGATTGTCTTCTTCATGCTGGCCTGCCTGGTTTTCGACAACCGTGAAGCGGTCACCGGGTTCATCCACCACAGATCCGGGGACCACCCCGAGGGGGACAGGCTGTTCCGAGGGCAACTCGCGCAGTTCTGGCACCTGCTCGCCATCCCATATTTTGTGGTGGTCTGGGCACTTTGGATGTTTTACCTGCTCGTGGGCCGGGCGGATTTGGTGATACCCATGCTCGCGCTCATTTCCAGTCTGCCGATCTTCGTCATCCTCGACAGACTGGGACAAAGGCTCCTGAGTGCCATTTTCGGGCTTGTGGACAAGATGGAAGGGGGTGAGCAGGAGCCCGAGCCCGGGGCGACCGCGGTTGCGGCGGCCGATGGAGAGAAACCCCTAAAAGCGGCCGGTCGTGAAGGCCGCGCGGTCGCATACCACGTGGGCCGCCTGGTGCCGGTGATCCGCCGCTGTTTGAGCCTTTCCATAGCCGGGGTCATTGTTTTCTGGGTGTTGCACCTGTGGGGGCTTGAAGTACGGTTCGGCGAAGCCGTCACGGGGGCCGCGCTGAAGGTCCTCCTGGTGATTTCACTTGCCTACGTTGCCTGGAGGCTGATCGAGGGAGCCATAAACCGTCGTCTCAAGACGGTGCAGACAGATTTCCCGGTGGATGAAGATTCCGATTCGGGGGGCAAGGGCGGCAGCCGGATCGGCACCCTGCTTCAGCTCCTGCGCAAGTTCCTGCTCGTTGTGCTGGTCCTGACGGTGGGCCTGATCGTCCTGTCGGCGATCGGCATCGACATTTCGCCACTCCTTGCCGGCGCGGGAATCGTCGGCCTGGCGGTAGGTCTCGGGACCCAGAATCTCATCAAGGACATCGTGTCGGGCCTTTTCTTCCTCATCGACGACGCCTTCCGCATCGGAGACTACGTGGAATCGGGCAAGGCGAAAGGCACCGTGGAGGCGATCTCCATCCGCTCGCTGAAGCTTCGGGCCACGCGCGGCATGGTGCACAACGTGCCCTTCAGTCAACTGGGCATGGTGACCAATTTCTCCAGGGACTACATCATCAGCAAACTGGATGTCCCGGTTCCTCACAGCACCGATATCGACCGGGTCCGCAAGGTCGTAAAGAAGATCAACAAGGAAATTGAAAAAGACGAGGAACTCGGACCCGCCCTGCTCAGCCCCATCAAATCGGCAGGTGTGCGGGGTGTCAGCGACTCCGCCCTTAACATGAGAATCAAGTTCAAGTCAAAACCGGGCATGGAGTTCCTGATCCAGCGCCAGGTTCTCAGGCGCCTTCAAGAGCTGTTTGCCGAGCAGGGTCTGGAGTTTGCCACGAGGCATGTCATGGTGCGCCTGCCTGAAGACGCGTCCACCCGCAAGGGGGGCGACAAAGGCCAGTCGAAGGAAGGCGGCGAAGGTTCCCCCCGCAAGGACGTGCTGTCGGCCGCCGCAGGAGCGGCAATCGCGGCCGTTTTGGCCGAGGAGGAGATCGCGAAGAAGAAACTGGAGTCCGAGGCTGAATCCGAGTCCTGA